A genome region from Arthrobacter agilis includes the following:
- a CDS encoding formate--tetrahydrofolate ligase: MSDLEIARAAAIRPIEDIADAAGIPREALEFHGRFKAKIDPRLLPDGAGTPGKVVLVSAMSPTPAGEGKSTCTVGLADSLARAGQRVMIALREPSLGPVLGMKGGATGGGYSQVLPMDEINLHFTGDFHAITSANNALAALIDNHIHQGNELGIDPRRITFKRVLDVNDRALREVVIGLGGPAQGTPRQDGFDITVASEIMAVFCLATDLEDLKRRLGDITFGYTFDRRPLTVRDLQVEGALALLLKDALKPNLVQTIAGTPALVHGGPFANIAHGCNSVIATQTARRLADIVVTEAGFGADLGAEKFMDIKARAADVAPDAVVLVATIRALKMHGGVAKTDLAREDLDALREGTANLLRHVRNIEKFGASPVVAVNRFATDSPEELDWLLAWCAGEGIDAAVADVWGQGGGGPGGDDLAAKVLAALERPVAFTHLYSLDLPVEDKIRIIVQEIYGADGVDFSVPALRRLREIEANGWSGLPVCMAKTQYSFSDDAGLLGAPKGFTVHVRDLIPKTGAGFIVALTGSVMTMPGLPKEPAALRMDVDGEGNAVGLS; encoded by the coding sequence ATGAGCGACCTGGAGATTGCCCGCGCCGCCGCGATCCGGCCCATCGAGGACATCGCCGATGCGGCGGGGATCCCTCGCGAGGCGCTCGAGTTCCACGGCCGCTTCAAGGCGAAGATCGATCCCCGCCTCCTGCCCGACGGCGCCGGGACACCCGGCAAGGTGGTCCTCGTCAGCGCCATGAGCCCCACACCGGCCGGCGAGGGAAAATCGACCTGCACGGTGGGACTCGCCGATTCCCTGGCCCGGGCGGGGCAGCGCGTCATGATCGCGCTCCGCGAACCGTCCCTCGGGCCCGTCCTGGGCATGAAGGGCGGTGCGACGGGCGGTGGGTACTCGCAGGTGCTGCCGATGGACGAGATCAACCTGCACTTCACCGGCGACTTCCACGCCATCACGTCGGCGAACAACGCCCTCGCCGCCCTGATCGACAACCACATCCACCAGGGCAACGAACTCGGCATCGACCCCCGACGGATCACGTTCAAGCGCGTCCTGGACGTCAACGACCGGGCGCTCCGTGAGGTGGTGATCGGCCTCGGCGGGCCCGCGCAGGGCACACCGCGCCAGGACGGCTTCGACATCACCGTGGCGTCCGAGATCATGGCCGTGTTCTGCCTGGCCACGGACCTCGAGGACCTGAAGCGACGCCTGGGAGACATCACCTTCGGATACACCTTCGACCGCAGGCCGCTGACGGTCCGGGACCTGCAGGTCGAGGGGGCACTGGCACTGCTGCTCAAGGATGCGCTCAAGCCCAACCTCGTGCAGACCATCGCCGGGACACCCGCCCTCGTACACGGCGGGCCCTTCGCGAACATCGCCCACGGCTGCAACTCCGTGATCGCCACGCAGACCGCCCGGCGCCTCGCGGACATCGTGGTCACGGAGGCGGGCTTCGGTGCCGACCTCGGCGCGGAGAAGTTCATGGACATCAAGGCGCGGGCGGCCGACGTCGCACCGGACGCCGTCGTCCTCGTCGCCACCATCCGTGCCCTGAAGATGCACGGGGGTGTCGCGAAGACCGACCTCGCACGCGAGGACCTCGATGCCCTCCGCGAGGGGACCGCGAATCTGCTCCGCCACGTGCGGAACATCGAGAAGTTCGGGGCCTCGCCCGTCGTCGCGGTCAACCGCTTCGCCACCGACTCGCCGGAGGAGCTGGACTGGCTGCTGGCGTGGTGCGCCGGAGAGGGCATCGATGCAGCCGTCGCCGATGTCTGGGGCCAGGGCGGAGGTGGCCCCGGGGGCGACGACCTGGCCGCGAAGGTCCTCGCGGCCCTCGAGCGCCCCGTCGCGTTCACGCACCTCTACTCCCTCGACCTGCCCGTCGAGGACAAGATCAGGATCATCGTCCAGGAGATCTACGGCGCGGACGGCGTCGATTTCTCCGTGCCCGCCCTGCGCCGGCTCCGGGAGATCGAGGCGAACGGCTGGTCCGGGCTGCCCGTGTGCATGGCGAAGACGCAGTACTCCTTCTCCGACGACGCCGGCCTGCTCGGCGCCCCGAAGGGCTTCACCGTGCACGTCCGGGACCTCATCCCGAAGACCGGGGCCGGCTTCATCGTGGCCCTCACGGGTTCCGTCATGACCATGCCGGGGCTGCCGAAGGAGCCGGCGGCGCTGCGCATGGATGTGGACGGGGAGGGCAACGC